From Oryctolagus cuniculus chromosome 17, mOryCun1.1, whole genome shotgun sequence, a single genomic window includes:
- the ALDOC gene encoding fructose-bisphosphate aldolase C produces MPHSYPALSAEQKKELSDIALRIVAPGKGILAADESVGSMAKRLSQIGVENTEENRRLYRQVLFSADDRVKKCIGGVIFFHETLYQKDDNGVPFVHTIQDKGIVVGIKVDKGVVPLAGTDGETTTQGLDGLSERCAQYKKDGADFAKWRCVLKISERTPSALAILENANVLARYASICQQNGIVPIVEPEILPDGDHDLKRCQYVTEKVLAAVYKALSDHHVYLEGTLLKPNMVTPGHACPIKYSPEEIAMATVTALRRTVPPAVPGVTFLSGGQSEEEASLNLNAINRCPLPRPWALTFSYGRALQASALNAWRGQQDNAGAATEEFIKRAEVNGLAAQGKYEGSGEDGGAAAQSLYIANHAY; encoded by the exons ATGCCTCACTCTTACCCAGCCCTTTCTGCTGAGCAGAAGAAGGAACTGTCTGACATCGCTCTCCGGATTGTGGCCCCAGGCAAAGGCATTCTGGCTGCAGATGAGTCTGTAG GAAGCATGGCCAAGCGACTGAGCCAAATTGGGGTGGAGAACACGGAGGAGAACCGTCGGCTGTACCGCCAGGTCCTGTTCAGTGCCGACGACCGTGTGAAGAAGTGCATTGGAGGTGTCATCTTCTTCCACGAAACCCTCTACCAGAAGGACGATAATGGTGTCCCCTTCGTGCATACGATCCAGGATAAGGGCATTGTTGTGGGCATCAAG GTAGACAAGGGTGTGGTGCCTCTGGCCGGGACTGATGGGGAAACCACCACTCAAG ggctggatgggctTTCGGAACGCTGTGCTCAGTACAAGAAGGATGGTGCCGACTTTGCCAAGTGGCGCTGTGTGCTGAAAATCAGTGAGCGCACGCCCTCAGCACTTGCCATTCTGGAGAATGCCAATGTGCTGGCCCGCTATGCCAGCATCTGCCAGCAG AATGGCATTGTGCCTATTGTGGAACCTGAGATCCTACCTGATGGGGACCATGACCTCAAACGTTGCCAGTATGTTACGGAGAAG gtcctggctgctgtgtaCAAGGCTCTGAGTGACCATCATGTATACCTGGAGGGGACGCTGCTGAAGCCCAACATGGTGACTCCTGGCCATGCCTGTCCCATCAAGTATAGCCCAGAGGAGATTGCCATGGCAACTGTCACTGCCCTGCGTCGCACTGTGCCCCCAGCTGTCCCAG GAGTGACCTTCCTGTCTGGGGGTCAGAGTGAAGAGGAGGCATCACTCAACCTCAATGCCATCAACCGCTGCCCCCTTCCCCGGCCCTGGGCCCTCACCTTCTCCTATGGGCGTGCCTTGCAGGCCTCTGCACTCAATGCCTGGCGAGGGCAACAGGACAACGCTGGGGCTGCTACTGAGGAGTTCATCAAGCGGGCTGAG GTGAATGGTCTTGCAGCCCAGGGGAAGTATGAAGGCAGTGGGGAGGACGGTGGAGCGGCTGCACAGTCCCTCTACATTGCCAACCATGCCTACTGA